The proteins below come from a single Fusobacterium sp. JB019 genomic window:
- a CDS encoding non-canonical purine NTP pyrophosphatase, with protein sequence MKVYFMSKNKRKIQDAQKAADLLNLKMEVSRIDYDIEEIQSENDEKLVKDKVIKAFKVLRRPVCVEQTGLYIEEFGDLPGGLTSIVWDNLGADNFCKFFSRETNKVLMKSTVGYCDGKNVKVFSGESYGKISSKPTGLREERLDRVFIPNGHSMTLSDLGEEKNNISARITAFKKFFSYLEGEANG encoded by the coding sequence ATGAAGGTATATTTTATGTCTAAAAATAAAAGAAAGATTCAGGATGCTCAAAAAGCAGCAGATTTATTAAATTTAAAAATGGAAGTCTCTCGTATTGATTATGATATTGAAGAGATACAATCTGAAAATGATGAAAAGTTAGTAAAGGATAAGGTAATAAAGGCATTTAAAGTTTTAAGAAGACCGGTTTGTGTGGAACAAACAGGTTTATATATTGAAGAATTTGGGGATTTACCTGGAGGACTAACTTCAATTGTTTGGGATAATTTAGGTGCAGATAATTTTTGTAAATTTTTTAGTAGAGAAACAAATAAAGTTTTAATGAAATCAACAGTGGGATACTGTGATGGAAAAAATGTTAAAGTTTTTTCAGGAGAATCTTACGGAAAAATATCATCAAAGCCTACAGGATTAAGAGAAGAAAGATTGGACAGAGTTTTTATTCCAAATGGACATAGTATGACTCTATCAGATTTAGGAGAAGAAAAAAATAATATTTCAGCGAGAATCACTGCTTTTAAAAAATTTTTTAGTTATTTAGAAGGTGAAGCTAATGGATAA